One Campylobacter massiliensis DNA window includes the following coding sequences:
- the ftsA gene encoding cell division protein FtsA translates to MGTKILGIDVGSVQICAVIGQHDETGLKIIGIGTAKTQGIKKGVITNIELASKSIKSALIDAQRIAGTRYEKVVVSISGAYTKSVESNGVVNVPTYEIGIKEIHRSMSESERRAQIHSDYEKLHILPYNFKVDDQEHIEDPLGMNGSRLEVQTHIIMAQKSSLSNLRKALNLAGVEPDNIVLSSYASAIATLNQDEKDLGVAFIDMGGATCNMLVHSGNSIRYNEFLGIGSANITNDLSAALHTPILKAEEIKLSYGSLINKANELVEIPPINDDGKTQEVSLDVISNVIYARAEETLMILAKMLEDSGYKASIAAGVVLTGGMTKLEGIRELASVIFDNMPVRIARPKEMEGLYEILRDPANSCAIGLCMYGAGYFTPYEIDSEKKMRFKDEAILRNKNLKNIVDDSKSKNKDDSKKSDENGEKIFNGTVLDDNYIDDLRIDDERTLQDELNEDESKKEKKPNVFSQIWNKLTQLF, encoded by the coding sequence TTGGGTACTAAAATTTTAGGCATCGACGTAGGTTCCGTTCAAATTTGCGCTGTTATAGGACAGCATGATGAGACAGGGCTTAAAATAATCGGAATAGGAACCGCAAAAACTCAGGGCATAAAAAAGGGCGTCATAACAAACATTGAACTAGCTTCAAAATCAATAAAAAGCGCTTTAATAGACGCTCAAAGGATAGCCGGCACTCGCTATGAAAAAGTAGTGGTGTCAATCTCAGGAGCTTACACGAAAAGCGTCGAAAGCAACGGCGTAGTAAACGTACCGACATATGAAATCGGCATAAAAGAGATCCACCGCTCAATGTCCGAGTCCGAGCGAAGAGCGCAAATCCACAGCGACTACGAGAAGCTTCACATACTTCCTTATAATTTCAAAGTAGATGACCAAGAGCACATAGAAGATCCTTTGGGCATGAACGGAAGCAGGCTCGAGGTGCAAACTCATATCATAATGGCGCAGAAATCATCTCTGAGCAACCTCAGAAAAGCGTTAAATTTAGCTGGAGTCGAGCCTGATAATATCGTACTTTCGAGCTACGCTTCGGCTATCGCGACGCTAAATCAAGATGAAAAAGATTTAGGCGTAGCATTTATAGATATGGGCGGCGCCACGTGCAATATGCTGGTTCATTCCGGAAATTCGATAAGATATAACGAATTTCTAGGTATCGGCTCGGCTAATATCACAAACGACCTTTCTGCCGCACTTCATACGCCTATTTTAAAGGCTGAGGAAATAAAGCTAAGCTACGGCTCTCTTATAAATAAAGCAAATGAGCTAGTCGAAATCCCTCCGATAAACGACGACGGAAAGACACAGGAAGTATCTCTTGACGTTATCTCAAACGTAATTTACGCAAGAGCCGAAGAGACGCTTATGATACTAGCTAAGATGCTTGAAGATAGCGGATACAAAGCCTCTATAGCGGCAGGCGTAGTGCTCACGGGCGGTATGACTAAGCTTGAAGGCATCAGGGAGCTTGCTTCGGTTATATTTGACAATATGCCGGTTCGCATCGCAAGACCGAAAGAGATGGAAGGGCTTTACGAAATTTTACGAGATCCGGCAAATTCTTGCGCGATCGGACTTTGTATGTACGGCGCAGGCTACTTTACGCCTTACGAGATCGACTCCGAAAAGAAAATGCGCTTTAAAGACGAAGCTATCTTGAGAAATAAAAATTTAAAAAATATAGTGGACGATTCCAAATCCAAGAACAAAGACGACAGCAAAAAGTCCGACGAAAATGGAGAGAAAATTTTCAACGGAACGGTTTTGGACGACAACTATATAGACGATTTAAGAATTGACGACGAAAGAACTTTGCAAGACGAACTAAACGAAGATGAGAGCAAAAAAGAGAAAAAACCAAACGTATTTTCTCAAATTTGGAACAAACTAACACAACTATTTTAA
- the ftsZ gene encoding cell division protein FtsZ, protein MGNFMVEEKKPSYGAKIKVVGVGGGGGNMINHIIRERGGEMDIELIVANTDVKALDSSLAFTKLQLGEKITKGLGAGMNPDIGSKAAQESYEEIKTALEYSDIVFVASGLGGGTGTGAAPIVAQAAKEIGALTIAVVTMPFDFEGKKRYNLALKGLDELKKESDSIVVIPNQRLKALIDKKAGIKESFKIVDNVLARAVSGMCTIVLDSGNSDINSDFADVKKVMEHRGMALLGIGESEGEGAAQEAIKNAIQSPLLSDITINGAVGVLVHFKYHPDSPFSDIEEAMCLIQNSVDDDADIIWGTTSDESFENNRVQVTIIATGFQGREDENPTVAAPAPATINSKNSFLDQRISRLKVSGGYNSEEASIVLETPSYIRNQMD, encoded by the coding sequence ATGGGTAACTTTATGGTAGAAGAGAAAAAACCTTCATACGGCGCTAAGATAAAAGTAGTGGGCGTAGGCGGCGGCGGCGGCAATATGATCAATCATATCATCAGAGAAAGAGGCGGCGAGATGGATATCGAGCTAATAGTCGCCAACACTGACGTAAAGGCGCTAGATAGCTCTTTAGCATTTACTAAGCTTCAGCTCGGAGAGAAGATCACAAAGGGTCTTGGCGCAGGCATGAATCCAGACATAGGAAGCAAGGCTGCTCAGGAAAGCTACGAGGAGATCAAAACTGCTCTTGAGTATTCAGATATCGTATTTGTGGCTTCTGGTCTTGGCGGCGGTACGGGTACGGGCGCAGCTCCTATCGTAGCGCAAGCTGCAAAAGAAATAGGCGCTCTAACGATAGCAGTCGTAACTATGCCGTTTGATTTCGAAGGCAAAAAGCGTTACAACCTAGCTCTAAAAGGCCTTGACGAGCTCAAAAAAGAGTCTGACTCTATAGTCGTAATACCAAACCAAAGACTAAAAGCGCTTATAGACAAAAAAGCAGGCATCAAAGAAAGTTTTAAAATAGTTGATAATGTTTTAGCTCGTGCCGTTAGCGGCATGTGTACCATCGTACTTGACTCAGGAAATAGCGATATAAACTCCGACTTTGCGGACGTCAAAAAGGTAATGGAGCACCGCGGTATGGCGCTACTTGGCATAGGCGAATCAGAGGGCGAAGGCGCAGCGCAAGAAGCCATCAAAAATGCCATCCAGTCTCCGCTACTAAGCGACATCACCATAAACGGCGCTGTGGGCGTTCTAGTTCACTTTAAATACCACCCTGATTCTCCTTTCAGCGATATCGAAGAGGCAATGTGCTTGATACAAAATTCAGTCGATGACGATGCCGATATCATATGGGGCACAACGAGCGACGAAAGCTTTGAGAACAACAGAGTTCAGGTTACTATCATCGCCACCGGCTTTCAGGGTAGAGAGGATGAAAATCCTACCGTAGCCGCTCCTGCTCCTGCTACAATAAATTCTAAAAACTCATTTTTAGATCAAAGAATAAGCAGACTAAAAGTCAGCGGCGGATACAACAGCGAAGAAGCATCTATAGTTCTCGAAACACCATCTTACATCAGAAACCAAATGGATTAA
- a CDS encoding peptidylprolyl isomerase, with protein sequence MITWMQKHRKYLVVTIWVSTIAFVGAGFVGWGAYDLNASRASSVAKVGHRNISIQEFQNRYGQLHAYYSQLFDGQLSDEKASELGIENLALEALVNDAMLLNFADDLGLGVNDEDIVKYIIADQNFHSNGKFDKELYKNTLKRARTTESEYEESLKNVILLDKLRHALNLPANAQDIDMLTASFLMQDKISMQVVEASADEVKIEEDAVKKLWEEHKNEYKTMTEFKLDTKFIPAISSDANTNELTEFYNENKNEYKGSDDKIKDFEAVKDEVLKDYNLKQTKKVALEEYLKIKKDEKQADVSISTFEDNASLPMDELKLAKKGDTLKPFEYEDGYIIVKVKEIVAPRVMTFDEAKDQILELYKEQKTKEIVEAKAKELLEKGFQGTDIGFVSRDTVKAEGGLSEGEFNVFVNRLFEKGGKKGYVLLGDKAVVYEIAEQKLTNSEKEKEYKEIITQNVGFLKNNELIRDLSGALSKRYKVEYYVSKK encoded by the coding sequence ATGATAACTTGGATGCAAAAGCATAGAAAATACCTCGTCGTGACCATCTGGGTGAGCACGATAGCCTTCGTCGGAGCGGGCTTCGTCGGATGGGGAGCATACGATCTAAACGCGAGCAGAGCTAGCTCGGTAGCTAAGGTCGGACATAGAAATATAAGTATCCAAGAGTTTCAAAACAGATACGGCCAACTCCACGCATACTATAGCCAGCTTTTTGACGGGCAGCTAAGCGATGAAAAAGCAAGCGAGCTAGGCATAGAAAATTTAGCCTTAGAAGCTCTAGTAAACGACGCTATGCTTTTAAATTTCGCCGATGACTTGGGGCTGGGCGTAAATGACGAAGATATAGTAAAATACATAATCGCAGACCAAAATTTCCACTCGAACGGCAAATTTGATAAAGAGCTTTACAAAAATACTTTAAAAAGAGCCAGAACTACTGAAAGTGAATACGAAGAAAGCTTAAAAAACGTAATACTTTTAGATAAACTAAGACACGCTCTCAATTTGCCTGCAAATGCTCAAGATATAGATATGCTAACGGCTAGCTTTTTGATGCAGGATAAGATCTCAATGCAAGTCGTAGAGGCTAGCGCAGACGAAGTAAAAATAGAGGAAGACGCTGTAAAAAAACTATGGGAAGAGCACAAGAACGAATACAAAACCATGACCGAATTTAAGCTTGATACTAAATTTATCCCGGCTATATCAAGCGATGCAAATACTAATGAGCTAACAGAATTTTACAACGAAAACAAAAACGAATATAAAGGTAGCGACGACAAGATAAAAGATTTTGAGGCTGTAAAGGATGAAGTCCTAAAAGACTACAACCTAAAGCAAACTAAAAAAGTCGCGCTTGAAGAGTATCTAAAAATCAAAAAAGACGAGAAACAAGCGGACGTATCGATATCTACATTTGAAGATAATGCAAGCTTGCCGATGGATGAGCTAAAACTAGCAAAAAAGGGCGATACTCTAAAGCCGTTTGAATACGAAGACGGCTATATAATAGTAAAAGTAAAAGAGATCGTAGCGCCGAGAGTAATGACTTTTGACGAGGCGAAGGATCAAATTTTAGAACTTTACAAAGAGCAAAAAACAAAAGAAATCGTAGAAGCAAAAGCAAAAGAGTTGCTTGAAAAAGGATTTCAAGGTACCGATATAGGATTTGTTAGTAGAGATACCGTAAAAGCCGAAGGCGGGCTAAGCGAGGGCGAGTTTAACGTCTTCGTCAATCGCCTGTTTGAAAAGGGCGGCAAAAAGGGCTATGTATTGCTTGGCGACAAGGCTGTAGTTTACGAGATAGCGGAACAAAAACTAACAAACAGCGAAAAAGAGAAAGAATATAAAGAGATAATAACTCAAAATGTAGGTTTCTTAAAAAATAACGAGCTTATTAGGGATTTGAGCGGTGCGCTTTCTAAGCGTTATAAAGTAGAATATTACGTTAGTAAAAAGTAA
- a CDS encoding metal-sulfur cluster assembly factor: MKEKIYGALSNIVDPEVGFDIVSLGLIYDVVCDENGKAKVTMTLSTRSCPLHEMILSWVETAVLNVDGVKECEIDLVWEPAWSIEMASDEVRAALGA; this comes from the coding sequence ATGAAAGAAAAAATTTACGGCGCGCTCTCAAACATCGTCGATCCCGAAGTTGGTTTTGATATCGTGTCCCTGGGGCTGATTTACGACGTGGTTTGCGACGAGAACGGCAAGGCAAAGGTCACGATGACGTTATCTACGCGCTCGTGCCCGCTGCATGAGATGATACTAAGCTGGGTGGAGACGGCGGTGCTAAACGTCGACGGCGTAAAAGAGTGTGAGATAGATCTCGTGTGGGAGCCTGCGTGGAGTATCGAGATGGCGAGCGACGAGGTGAGGGCGGCGCTGGGAGCGTGA